Part of the Bacillota bacterium genome, TTTTTGTCTATTGCTATCTTTACCTTATACTGTATACCGTATACTGTCTCTGGTTTGGTGCCATTCCTGGTATTATTCCCTGGCTACTTCGGCTTTTGTATTCTCTATGTTATCTCAACACGGCGCGCGGTGACTCGCTGGATCTTCACTTCTTGACCTGTAACGGCATCTATATACACTCGAAACTCCTCAGTATCCAGCCTCCCACGGAATTCATAGCATAGCTTCTCCCGGCCGAGGTCATCCAGGATCACAACTAGCCTGGCGCTTGTGATATCCAGCCTCGGGCTGACCCTTGACCTGGCTTCATCCATGGTCAGTGCAGGCATCGGCAGGGTGCGCGCGTGATGGAACGTTATATAGCCTGACCCTTCGAACCCCAGGATGGCTCCATTATCGAGGGCGATGCGGAGCTTGATCGCATCCGGGTATACGAGCACACCGTCTTGTTCAAGAACATACGTTATAACGGCAACGTTCTGGTATTGATCTCTATCGGTGGGGCGCATGTTCTTGAACCCGCGCGACTCCAGGAACGCCGCTCCGATCTCAGTAACCTTATCGAGAGACAATTTTGAGACACTAGCGCGCCGGTCGTCTAGCATCCATATCACATGTCCGCCCTTTTCCGAGACATCAACCCTTATGCTGGCGCCTTGATCTTGATCGCCCCCCCCGCTCCTGGAATCTGCTACAGTCACCCTATATGATCGCGGGTCGGTCACGACCCGGGTGACCGTAAGCTGCTTACCCTCAGTCCGCTCTGGCCCGATAAACCCCCGGGCGATCTCGATGGCCTTGGTTTCAGTTATTAGAGGCCCGGTCAGGCCCTTGGGGACGATCTTTTCGGGGGGTATGTTGCCGGCGAAATCCGGGTCGGGGAATCTGCGCATCCCGTCTTCCAGCATCTTCAGGCTCTTAGTCGCGGGGTTTATTCGCGGTTTTCGAGTCGCCCCCGGTCGCTCGGCCCTTGTCGCCGCCATGGCCCTCTGGATATCATTCCACCGGGCCCCTTCATTCATAAATGAAGCCTGCATTTTCCCGATCGAGGTGCTCATGAACTTGGCCTGGCGGTGAAGGTCGCGGAGCGTCGCCCATTCGCTGGCTGTGATCGGTTGACCCTGAGCGTTTTTGATGGCGAGTGAGTATGTAAATGCGCCAAGCCGCCCTATGAACTGTTCGGTTCTTGTCAGGGGGACGGTGAGGAGAGGGAGCTGGCCGATATTTGCCTGGGCGGTCGAGGCGTGACGCCATATATCTGAAAAGGTTTGCACTCGCCCCTTTGGCGAGTTAGCAACAAGAGCCTTAGCGGTCTCGGCTTCGATCCCATCCAGGTGGTAAGATAGCTCTTGAAACGCCCGCTGGTACTGGTTTTCGACCTGGATTTCAACATGCCGTCTTAATATGTACTCACGAATCCCTAAGAATGCCGTGATCACCAAGGCTATAGTAAGGATAGGTAGAGCTAATTTCCGTTGCAAGGCGTACACCTCCTGGATAAGTTAGGGATGAGATTGAGATTCATCTTGAAAAAACATGGTTGCCGATTTGCGTAATAATAGGCCTGGACCAAATCCACCAGCTTACAGGCTTTGACGGGTTAAAGTAATAGAGCGCACCTCCTGTAGGATCCCACCCGCTAAGGGCATCCTGGGTAGCCCTATAAGCATCTGTGCCTGGATATCTGAGCCAGATGAGCCCATTAGCTACCGACTCAAATGCATCGGGCTCGAATATGACGCCCGGTATGGTCTTGGGGAAGTTTGGGCTTTCTAATCGGTTCATGATTACCGCTCCAACGGCAACCTTGCCTATGTAGGGCTCGGCCCAGGCCTCTCCCTGTATCACTCTTGCCATCAAGTCGACGTTATACCTGTACGAATCCCAGGGGGCCGCGATCAGGCCTTGGTCAAGGGCTTTGTCGTTGCGGCTTGAAATGGCCACCGGCATGATGGTGTTTGGGTAGAATAAAAGCGATACGCATATTGCAAGTAACGCCATGATGACAAGCAAAGCTAAGAATCGCCTCATAGGTTTCCAGTTCCCCCTCTTCGATCATGGTTTAGATAGTCTAGGCTGGCCGATTTCTCTGTCGACACCAGGGAGCATCAAAAAGCTCTTTAGTCTATTTTCTTCCACTGGCTGTCATCATATTCACATTTACAGATTCTTTCTTTAACTTTACAAGGTGCAGCCTCAAGCACGATACAGCTCCAAGGCGCGGTTTTCATAGCTTGGCTTCAGAGTGTCACTTTATCTATAATTCCCCTTATGATCTCCGCGGATTTGCAGAAGGCTTTCTCTTCCTCCTCGCTGAGGCTAAGCGGGACGACCCTGCTTACGCCCTGTTTCCCAACCAGGGCTGGCACGGATAGGCATACGTCGCTCACCCCGTGGTAATTATCGAGAAGCGAGGATACTGTCAATACGGAATTCTCATCCCTGAGTATGCTCCCTGTAATCTCCGTCATGGCGAGGCCGATTGCATAGTAGGTCGCCCCTTTTTTCTCGATAACCTTATATGCTGCATCCCGCACCTCTTCAAAGAGCTCGCGCTGCCATGATGGGTCGCACCCCTTTTCGCAGAGCGGGCAATACTCTGCCAGCCTCATCCCTGCGATATTAGCGAGGCTCCAGACGGGGACTTCGCTAT contains:
- the ypeB gene encoding germination protein YpeB, with the protein product MQRKLALPILTIALVITAFLGIREYILRRHVEIQVENQYQRAFQELSYHLDGIEAETAKALVANSPKGRVQTFSDIWRHASTAQANIGQLPLLTVPLTRTEQFIGRLGAFTYSLAIKNAQGQPITASEWATLRDLHRQAKFMSTSIGKMQASFMNEGARWNDIQRAMAATRAERPGATRKPRINPATKSLKMLEDGMRRFPDPDFAGNIPPEKIVPKGLTGPLITETKAIEIARGFIGPERTEGKQLTVTRVVTDPRSYRVTVADSRSGGGDQDQGASIRVDVSEKGGHVIWMLDDRRASVSKLSLDKVTEIGAAFLESRGFKNMRPTDRDQYQNVAVITYVLEQDGVLVYPDAIKLRIALDNGAILGFEGSGYITFHHARTLPMPALTMDEARSRVSPRLDITSARLVVILDDLGREKLCYEFRGRLDTEEFRVYIDAVTGQEVKIQRVTARRVEIT
- a CDS encoding spore cortex-lytic protein, whose amino-acid sequence is MRRFLALLVIMALLAICVSLLFYPNTIMPVAISSRNDKALDQGLIAAPWDSYRYNVDLMARVIQGEAWAEPYIGKVAVGAVIMNRLESPNFPKTIPGVIFEPDAFESVANGLIWLRYPGTDAYRATQDALSGWDPTGGALYYFNPSKPVSWWIWSRPIITQIGNHVFSR